A region from the Lytechinus variegatus isolate NC3 chromosome 6, Lvar_3.0, whole genome shotgun sequence genome encodes:
- the LOC121416636 gene encoding uncharacterized protein LOC121416636 yields the protein MGNHSNATCQEPNGHELASMLASAMAEDPTVVESTRALFQTPLGTSSAETILRNYEFNLTTHLHDVSECPRYLLNAIDYAIESRSLCPWRYVLQSDTERYPRDILVVQCECKECVIPELGTFSSYKARCHPVIKGQQVLRRTGQCIDGVERYERQFEPIPVACVCEKSRIFLGTHNVYTS from the exons ATGGGAAACCACAGCAACGCAACGTGCCAAGAACCAAACGGACATGAATTAGCCTCAATGTTAGCCTCAGCGATGGCCGAAGACCCTACTGTGGTCGAAAGCACACGAGCCCTGTTTCAGACACCCCTCGGCACGTCTTCGGCCGAAACGATCCTTCGAAATTACGAGTTCAACCTAACAACGCATCTACACGATGTATCGGAATGTCCTCGATATCTTCTCAACGCTATAGATTACGCCATAGAAAGTAGATCGTTATGTCCATGGCGTTATGTTCTTCAAAGCGACACTGAAAG GTATCCAAGGGACATTCTCGTTGTGCAGTGTGAGTGCAAGGAGTGCGTAATCCCAGAATTAGGAACGTTTTCATCTTACAAAGCTCGATGCCACCCTGTAATTAAAGGCCAACAAGTCTTAAGACGCACCGGACAGTGTATTGATGGTGTTGAAAG GTACGAGCGACAGTTCGAGCCGATCCCTGTAGCATGTGTGTGTGAAAAATCCAGAATATTTCTTGGTACGCACAATGTGTATACATCTTAA